atattgccACTAATTGTCACTGAACAAATCTTAATCACTGAGAATGCCACGGAATGCGGAAGAGGATTGggagtgttgaaaaaattagatgaCAACATCGCTAATTTTTACAATCATATCTTGCATTTATTTCAGTATGTAATTCTCGAAAGTAtcagtttcaaaaatgtacaGCCATAGTTCATGAAAATCTGGAAATGAACcatctgaaaataattcgaGTACATGTAAACATACTCTGATGTCCTTATACAAACGCAAATAATGTAACTTACTCGATTCTATCGGTAACGCGTACTGATTGGCTTCGCCATTTTTAGGAAAACGATCCcgcgaatttcaaaatattaggTAAAATACATACCAGCTACAGAACGGTTCAGGTTGTGATACTTGAAATTCACTCGGAAACTCGCAGAAGAAAACTTGGTTTTTTTagtatttctttttaaattaatttatttctgatCAACATTTATTCAATGTCACTGTGTCGactattttacaatatttttttataattgagatttatacaaaaacaagttTGTATACACGTAAATAATCGCACCGTGTCCATGAGGAAAGTGCGCACCTTATGCGCGTGCGTCAAgtcgttcgaattttattGGCTGACAGTTACCTTCTGATTGAGCAGCCGACGCAGTACCAGTCGCAACTGTCAGACAATGGTCAGAGCCCACAGATAGCGGTGGGCTCCTAAGGACATTTTCTGAGAGTTGCGGTTGGTATTGCGTTGGCTGCTCAATCAGTTGGTAACTGTAAACAATAATGGCGGCGATCTAGCAGACAATATTCACGAAAGTTTGACGTTTGCATGTGGAAAATCAAATCTGCTGCTGAAGATTACATGAATACCTtaatatttaacaaaagaaaataattgtacgATAAATGTATGTGACTATAGCGACAATATAttagtgaaaatgaaatgcaCGATGAATTGAAAGACGaaagattaaataaaattccatcgGTACGCTTTCTTGATACAAAGAAAACGGTAGTCACACTGAATCAATCATGCAAAAGATGCACAATAATAAATGTGTGGGGTAATAATAAGGTAATTacgaattatgtataatattattattattatattaaaatatatttaagaaATTGAAGGTGCCTTTTTTACGTAGTGCATAGTTTGGCTTGCTTTTTTTCACCCTACTAGTCTTTACCATTTCCCAATTTTTTGTGTTAGTTGATTGACGCATTCTCATGACTTTATAGTAATGTAGACAGTCTGCGATGAATTCTTCCTTATGCAAATCACATAGAAACGAGAACTCACAATTTATCAGAGCATCATCAACTGTCGCCTGATATAAATTAAGTACGCCATAGTTGAAGtgcttttcaaaaataaaatgattgaatttaAGATCGacgccaaattttttcacagcacTGGACtacttttgaaatataatacGATCCTTGGACACGAAACAAGGAGATTGTTTGGTCAGCTCCTAGACATCCGCTCCGACAATCGGGCAAACAACGAAAAATTCACCATTTATTGTCTTTTGAGTAAACGACAGAGATCCAAACGTTGATCCCGGATTGCCTGTCAACTTTCGTAAATACTGTTTCGTTAGATCGCCGCCATTATTGTTTACCTCATCTGTACCGACGCATGAGGCGCCTGGTGGATTCCCACCGTACTAAGACAAAATAATCACAGCGACCGAGGGCCAGTCCAGCCCCCTGACCATATACATATGAGAATAGACCGCGTGACCGGGCTGAGAAATTGATAGCGgaatagaaagagaaagtTGTATATGGGACCGCTCTGTCTTTGTCTagtcgcgcatgcgcggacaCATGTACACACTGCGAGGCCAACTTTTACGAGGTCAAAGCCAAAGAATACGCATGCAGAACAATAATCGCACGATTTCTAAAGGACAATAATTTTGttaagaattttcaaattatttataagtATTTAATAACCAAAGTCAAATGAGTCAAAAAGAATATTCGTGcaagataaaataatattattatatattatgaaaatataacatatttttacttattgttttaagtataataatattcaacgTTTTATATCCCGTATATGATCATACAGTATGTACTTGTGTGCGTTATTCATGTTTGTTAcctaataaaaatgataaacagCATTTTACGttttaatattcaattatttaattttaatgtattattagtattattcttatttttgaattataactTCTAATTTATGttttatgtacaatatataagAACTTCCGTCCCTccattcattttatatttcattcttaCTAAAAAAATGCTGAGCGCGCATGCGCGATTAGAGAGGAAAGAGGGGTCCTATATGCAGCTTTCTCTTTCTATTGCGCTATCGCATTCACCAACGGGCCACCTCCGTTACTCTCGCGATCTATTCTTATATGCCTACGTCCCTGACATacgctgctaaaagtggttcgcaaaatgtccctcgattctgccgccaatctccgccactagtggcgctagtagttgtcTGACAAGCTCGCGCGGTCAGCGCAAGGTACCTAGATTCGGAAGGTCAAGACACGCGTGTTCCAGTTTTTCTCACTATAACGTGGGCAAAAATGTTCTATGCGCGTTCGcccaaaaaatataaaactcaCATTACCGCACTAACCAGTTTTGACCAATcttgctcaattttttcaggttaAGCATTAACGAGCTGCGCCCTTAGTGTCCTGACGTTCACGAAATGAATAGAAGCACGTATATATTTTGAGGTTAATCATTGTGACAGGTCAGGCATCAGAACCAAACCGGCTGCTTCCCATTTAGAGCACAGTGTGACACAGTGTACAAATTTCTATTGTAAGCGGCCAATCCGGGCAAAGGAATAGACCAGATACGTTTACACCGTGTCATATTATGCTCCAAATGGAAAGCATCCATTGTCATACGAAATTTTTGGCGCATTCtcactaatttttttgcccACGCGTGTCTTGACCTTCCTAATCTAGGGACCTTGGGCcagcgagggcagcgagcgtgtcagaagtctGCTAGCGCCAtgtagaggaactaaaaaacggggacaaagcgcgtacaattttttagtacaCGAGCAGTGGTATCAGGGGGCTGGGACAGTCGGACCACCTCTCATTTTTACACCGTGCCACGACGACAGCCTCTCGCCGCTGTCATCCATATAACCTCTAAGATATCGTGCTCTCGCTCTGGTTTCTTAGCTTTTGCTGTCAACTGCTTTGCCGGCCATGGGCACATAAAATACGAGTAGAAAGCAaacaaaagtcgaaaaaataaagtgaGCCACGGTACATGCATCGatgaacattactgtacgtttgcattttcaataagtataagcattaaattccgactgTTCATCGAAGAATTAACTTTCCGAtccaataacaaatgcttcgcaaacctttccgagttaCTGGTTCACGTAGCTTCCCCCTAGGCAATTTCTATTTCCCCCTAAAAATCTCCTAAATACCTCCACCCTTACTCCGTCAGAGGATTGTGCCGATTATGCCAACCCAGCGGCTGGATGTTGGGTTGTTTTGGATTCAGGTTTGGGTTGGGttcacggtcttacatacaggtctggcaaCGAAGTCAATTTTCTACAGAGCGGCGTGGTTCTCTTGTCCGTGGTTTTAAGTGTTTGAAATAGCCATGTCGCAGCGCTGCTATATAGGGATGTACGTGGGGTAGGGATGTACGTGGTGGGGTAGGGATGAAAATGtgccaataataatattattattagctTGGCGCTGCATTGCGCACGCGTTGATTATCCATCTCTCGATCACAACGCCGACCTGGCGGCCACAACGTGAGATAAATAACTGCCGTGAAATGAACCACCCCCACTACCTTCGTTGCCGGACCTGATGTATGTAAGACCGCGGTTGGGTTGTATCTGGTTGGGTTGGGTTGTGTTGGGTTCAGGTTTGGATTGAGTTGTATCTGGTTGTGTTGGGTTATTTTGGGTTCAGGCATACGGCTGGCAACCTCGCTTGCTCgatttgctaaaaaaaaacgggaattTGGCTTCCCCTAAAAAATAccccaaacattttttcccccTAAATGCCCCCTAACGTTTCCAAGAAACCCCTAAATCTAGGGGGGAATCCCCTGATCTGGCAACACTGTAGCCAGCGATAAAACTCGCGAATGCTCGTCAGTAGatgttcaagtttcaagagattgtcccgatATACCCATCATCAGCTCTTGCGTTGACgattaagaaacaaaaaaataaacacattTGTAATGTAATGTAATCCAAGAAATAAATGCTTCCATAATAATACATTGTGACAAATCAATAGAAGTATTCAAACCCCTGTTAGATATGGTGAGAGATAGATGGCAGCACATTGTAGAGAAAGGGTAATAAGAGTGCGAGTGAAAGGGAGGTGGAGTTTACAGCGAGGGCAAGTGAGTAGTAGAGCGTTGACGGTAAAGGTAGTAAGATGAGCGGTGGAagagaggaaagagaaaattaaGGAGAGAGTTATGCACGAATGTGAGTCGAATGGTAGACTTATGAGAACGAGCAGATCATATCCAAGTACTGTAGTCCAGCAGAATAAAATTAAGTTCTATTCTGGAATAACGTAGGTTagccgatttttttattggttCATTAGAGACGGACGAACATATTTTCACCTATGCCCCAAAAAGTTAGGTCCGGGTTTGTCCGTAACGATTGTTTAAACTTTTGAGACCCCACATTTTGTTAAATAACGTCTTTGTTATGGTCATACACGAAAACTGTTCAAACAAAAGTTGTTCGTCTCACCATTCTCGATAAAACAAGCTGTCGTGAGATCCATTTCCTCTATTTGTTTAGTTGCAAAATGTAAAATgccgtggaaaaaaaatttacatttcttgttataaattgatgaataaacaaCGTGTGGCTTTGAAACTCATGGTACAGGTAATATGAAGTGTCTTGAAAATTATCGTGCAAGGCTCTTTTGGCTGTGTTATATAGTTGAGCGACAATCCGCGACAAGCTAAAATCCGTATACCGTCTGCCCTTTCGTATGTGATTGGCCCACGGGTTGGCAAAAAATCATGGAGTCAGTTCGTTACTAGTACTTtccataaatgaaaaaaaaaaaatttttgtactcgAGAATCTCAATTTTTGggcgacttgaaattttttgcttttaaaCAAATAGAGATATCTCTGAGAATaatcatattattgtaaatatcaTGATGGGTTGTACTTGCCCTTAATTTTACGAGTAatttaaacataaaaaaaacatgaatatcTTGATTAGAACCAGAGATAACGGTGTTTAagtgttattttgtttattgttgttgtaattaatatttagCGGGGAAAAATATCAGCTACCTCTCAATACCCCAAGAGAtcaccgtgaattttttcagatctcCAATTGCGTTATATCtagtaaaaagaaattgcTCAACGTTCGTCGAGCGGCGTTGGTCGGTGGAATGAAGCCGGGCGTGAGGTGGGGGGCTCGAGGCTTCGTGCGCCCGGCTGTTCTCACCGCTTAATTAACAACTCAATAACTCCGTTAATAATTAtcgtaaaacattttttttttttgaactatgctattttttttcaacaattcgaatctgtaattagatttttaatatttataatatttttttttcttttggattCTAGTCATATTCATAGGAAATATTGCTATAAATAACTTTAGATATATAATATCTGTGAATTTTaagacaaaataaaattaaaaaaaatttaattactgtGTTGTGAGTATGTGtactgtaacgctaaattctgttaccctcggatgaggacttaccgttgacactttggcgcgattctccactTATTCAGAATATTAAAccataacaaaatcaattatgttgggcgccagacgggttagcgtcgattttcaaacaataatacgaatgaataaaaataataccaaaccgtacgaaaaatgaatagagaacccgttgtatggctggctaggctcaggtactcacacgaactggtagagtggcggtattcaaggcagctaacaataattacagaattaaagaaaataatgaaatcaagaataaactcaagtcaggaaaaatgaacaggtcaatcgatcatatattgtcgagaaggttacatggttgagacaggcaaatgaaatggtatcgacagcggtagtgaataaaataagcaatcgttgttcacaaaaatttcggtagaatagaattaaacggtagctttgaaacgagagatggtagttaacagagaaaaatgaacgtaggtcgggagaagcgatataatgcaagaatttacttaaaactacacgtcactgggcgacgtgatcttacccaagttgcaaatgacgctacgaaaattattattctgtcaattaaaaacgagagaactttactgcAATCGGTAGAAAATCAGGTAACGATAGCTCGGTAGATAATATGACGAAATTACCATAGATTATAACCGGTACGAAGGATTGACATTcattaacaatttacaaaatcggtAGCGTAAACGATCGATTAGATAATTTTCGGTAGAGTTATTCATAATCGatagaatcaataatttacaataattacgGATCTGAGGAATTAAACAATGAATTCCTAAACGTAACTTTcgagagaatacaaaatacaaaattatgagacagtgagaatttcggagagttcacaaaataaagaaatacactaaatacatcgcagtacaaaagaatcaagaataatACGCAGAACTTAACTTAAGAagatacagagaaaagaattacaggcaaaaataatataaaattgccaatagcaataaCAAAAGGTGCGGTGATATTTAGAGGCTTATTCTACGCTCGGTtatactccaaggaactcgatatacgatacaataggcaggagataaatgaaaatataatacgcaataacagaaataaaatataaggcacactactattacaaataattatgaaacgaAAGGTAAAGCCACTAGGGCTCAAAATCAACTTCGACTCCtagctggaaattttcagcGTTGTTTGGGAATAGAATGAAGTATAttacctgaaaatttcaagcgatttcgagttgatagaaaaaagttacagctatctgaaaacagcgatttttcagaaatcagTCAATTTTGCGAGGCCGTATATAAAAAGGAACgtggtaattaataataattcgtgtaGGTAGTGATAAAGTATACctagacgaaaaattttagcgGTCGATTGGCCGTCtacttggaaaattcttgACTTGGCAGCGTTTCAAAGTTATGCGAAATTTTGCTAGAATAGTAGTTCATGAAAAGGGTCCTAATTAAACTGGATTTTGCTTTGGAGcagaaaactatttttttcctcaaaataCAAGGTCAGTGAAAGGGAATGCCGTTTGATTCGAGTCTTTAAGTCCCATAGAGCTCCcatgaaaaaatcgtgaaaataactaaaaaattgaattgttaaaaacttcaaaaatttctatagccaccagattttcttatattaggctcaaatttggagaatcgtctttttttataacctactttcttgaaagaaatcagcaGCCGAATCGCTGACCTAAGCCCGCAGGTTGCGGTCGAAAAATATTGGACGCACCcatttatgtatgtattgtaACCAATTGATTTGAGGGTTATATGTAGATTGATATGTAGAAGAAAGACAACCTCTCATagtattaatttcaacttgTCAAGTTCTAAAACCAAAGCCAAACAACTAGCAACTAATTTCCAACTATCTTTACTCAACCTAGAAATTAATGACGTTCATACGCATATTATCAATTCCGAAAAGATTTTGACTAACTTAACCAAACAAATCAACCATAAACTGGGGAGTACTTCAGGAAAAAAGTTCTTTGATACCCAACATCGGATGTTAAACAATAAGTTCATCGCAATCAAAAATCGTAACatcaaaaaattcaccatgttgcttgctcaaaaaaaactttcaacaacCACAAAGATTCGCTctcaaatggaaaaaataattggttaGTAAATCTAACGGATACTCTTATTCCTGACAACGTTGCTGAAATAGTACAACTTGGTCCTAAATTTGGACGTCCATATAATAATCGCGATCTTCCCGTTTGCAATCTCATCTCCAACTTTGAAGCAAAAATAACGAGTTTTCCAACCGACTCAAGAAACGAAGTAAGATCAGATTTCACTAACAGAGTTCTTAACTTCCCAAAGAACCCTagaaataacaacaataatttggTTACAGACAAAAAAATCCGTGATACaataacttttaaaaaaaacaaccctaacattatgtttttaaaagcTGACAAAGGCAATACGTCGGTTGCTATGCATAGAGACTCTTATAACAACAAAATGAGGCAGCAGCTTTCTGACACCAACACCTACAGAATTGCTAAATATGATCTGTGTAACTCCCTACAAACTAGGGTGAATAAACTCACGTTCAATTGGTTTACCTCCAAACTAATAAACAAAAACCTACatagaagcatttctacttaCAACAGTGTCCCTCCACGCGCATATGGGCTAcctaaaattcacaaagaggAAGTCCCATTAAGAATTATCGTCTCATTTGTCAATAGCCCGACCTATGCCTTAGCCAAGACAATTAATTCATGGCTCACCACTAATATCACACCTCCCACCTCTAGAGTTAAAGATAGTTTCTCCTTAGGTGACACAATAAAAACATTGATTATCCCAGACAACTATACTTTAATATCGCTAGATGTAATATCACTCTTTACCAACATTCCGACAGATCTCGCATTGCGCGCAGTAAACAACCGTTGGGCTTCTCTTGAAAATAAGATCCCAATTCCCCTTATTGAACCAGATACAgctttaaaaatatgttttgattctgcaatatttaaatttaacaacGATACGTATGCACAACAATTCGGGTTGCCCATGGGATCTCCTCTCTCCCCAATCTTGTCAGACCTTGTCATGGAAGACTTGGAAACGTCTTGCATTAACAATCTTGATTTTGATTTACCGTTCTATTTTCGATATGTTGATGATATTCTTACTGCTGTtcctaaagaaaaaatagatcaCACTCTTAATACTTTTAACCGATATCATCCACGATTACAATTTACTatcgaaacagaagaaaataacgcCATCGATTTCTTAGATGTATTGCTGATacacaacaacaataatatcaaAACAGATTGGTTCCACAAAAAAACCTGGACTCAAAGAtatctgaattttaattctcacCATCCAATGTCCTACAAAATAGGCACCATCATTAACCTAGTTGACCGAGCCATCAAACTAGCTAGTACAGAGTTCCAGGAAAAAAACCTGTCgctcatatacaatatactaaGATGGAATGATTATCCTCATGGCCTATTACACAAACATATTAATAAGAGACACACCTACATCAACAACTTAcctgacaataatattgactctgctccCGCAGACGATAACAATAGACCTGCCACTACATTTATTCCCATCCCATATGTATCTGGTCTCTTTGAGTCACTGAACCGTCTATTTACCAAACACAATGTCAAgtttgtgggaaaaaattcaaaagactTACAAATAGTCTTTGATTCGGGAAAAGATAGGATCCCTATGGGCAAACGATCCAATGTTGTGTACAAAATACCTTGCAATGATTGCAATCAAGCTTATATCGGACAAACTGGCCGCCATCTAAACACCAGAATCAAAGAACATCAACGCAATGTACAAGAGAATGAAGAACGTCACACTGCTCTAACAAAACATGTGATCAATAAACAACATACTTTTAGCTATGACAAtacaaacatcctttgtgaagaacctaattattataaaaggttattactagaaatgtgcaatattgtaggaCACACTAATTCCGTTAACCTTAGGCAAGATGTTGAACATCttagcaatatttacaaaccgctAATCTCCGCCCACATATCACacattgtttaaccttaactacacacataaaattattgtccCCATGGCACAggttttttatataatttttttgttttttttatatatgtttatatctGGTTTACCTTCACTCTGGGTCATATttgtttctcccatcagtcgttattcaccagTTGACCCAATcggttcaacaaaattttggttAGACATGGAGAACAGGGTCATAATGTTCCCAGTACCACTTTTTTGGACATTGCGTACACTAATTTAACTGCtataaaaacttttctttaaaacttttttaatgCATTGACATATAGACAGTGTTGATACatagtttttttaattaattacctccattttgTAACTCCTACACTTTAAACAACCGGAGGAGCCGACAATGACTACTGTTACTCGAAGAAATTTAGCTCGccaaattgtattttatgaaTTCGACTTGTATCTTAATCCCCTTCCTATAAAAAGGTAAATTACTCTCTAAGCCtatcttttttcaatcataaCAGATAATCAATTTGTACTCACTAacctataatatacaataGCCTTAATAGTATTACATCTATAGTAATTAATGTCTGATTgtacttttcttataaaaaaatttattttgttcttgacagttaaataaataaattaatcgttctgaggaggggatatatccgggccgaaacgttaacaaaaaatacgttatacatataattgacCGCTCACCAAGATTCCATAATATATTATccacgaggtcgagaattcttaccCTTCAGttactaacctgaataattagatattgAGAGATAATAAAGGAGAAAGAtatgattgttgggcgccagacgcacatgcgtcagaaaatagataattagaaaatgggaaatcaTCCACTCAGATACGCTACCTGACGGATCAAATATAAACTACTCTATACAGGTCAAGCTTAAACTGCTGATATCAAATATAATATGTGAGAAATGTAGTTTAAAagtgttaaacttttttttaaatattaagtaatcaattattatctatAAGCTTAGTTATTACTTCAAAACAtcttaaatttcaatatttgatcaaaaaatttaatcatggAGTTTCCAccacgagaaaataaaaataaaactttctgCTGCGTGTATGGGTGTAATAGCAAGTCTAGTAAGA
Above is a genomic segment from Neodiprion pinetum isolate iyNeoPine1 chromosome 1, iyNeoPine1.2, whole genome shotgun sequence containing:
- the LOC138190899 gene encoding uncharacterized protein → MFLKADKGNTSVAMHRDSYNNKMRQQLSDTNTYRIAKYDLCNSLQTRVNKLTFNWFTSKLINKNLHRSISTYNSVPPRAYGLPKIHKEEVPLRIIVSFVNSPTYALAKTINSWLTTNITPPTSRVKDSFSLGDTIKTLIIPDNYTLISLDVISLFTNIPTDLALRAVNNRWASLENKIPIPLIEPDTALKICFDSAIFKFNNDTYAQQFGLPMGSPLSPILSDLVMEDLETSCINNLDFDLPFYFRYVDDILTAVPKEKIDHTLNTFNRYHPRLQFTIETEENNAIDFLDVLLIHNNNNIKTDWFHKKTWTQRYLNFNSHHPMSYKIGTIINLVDRAIKLASTEFQEKNLSLIYNILRWNDYPHGLLHKHINKRHTYINNLPDNNIDSAPADDNNRPATTFIPIPYVSGLFESLNRLFTKHNVKFVGKNSKDLQIVFDSGKDRIPMGKRSNVVYKIPCNDCNQAYIGQTGRHLNTRIKEHQRNVQENEERHTALTKHVINKQHTFSYDNTNILCEEPNYYKRLLLEMCNIVGHTNSVNLRQDVEHLSNIYKPLISAHISHIV